A genome region from Populus alba chromosome 5, ASM523922v2, whole genome shotgun sequence includes the following:
- the LOC118029975 gene encoding gamma carbonic anhydrase 1, mitochondrial gives MGTLGRAIYSVGFWIRETGQALDRLGCRLQGNYYFQEQLSRHRTLMNVFDKAPVVEKDAFVAPSASITGNVHVGRGSSIWYGCVLRGDVNSISVGSGTNIQDNSLVHVAKSNLSGKVLPTIIGDNVSVGHSAVLHGCTVEDDAFVGTGATLLDGVCVEKHAMVAAGALVRQNTRIPSGEVWGGNPAKFMRKLTEEEMAFISQSALNYANLAQVHAAENAKGFDEIEFEKMLRKKFARRDEEYDSMLGVVRETPPELILSSNIMPDKMPKAA, from the exons ATGGGGACATTAGGGAGAGCAATCTACAGCGTAGGATTCTGGATCCGTGAAACTGGTCAAGCACTTGATCGCCTCGGTTGCCGGCTTCAAGGCAACTACTACTTCCAAGAACAAC TATCCAGGCATCGGACGCTCATGAATGTATTTGATAAAGCTCCTGTTGTTGAAAAGGATGCGTTTGTAGCCCCTAGTGCATCtatcactggcaatgttcatgTGGGAAGAGGTTCTTCCATTTGGTACGGCTGTGTTTTGAGAG GTGATGTTAACAGCATCAGTGTTGGGTCTGGAACCAATATACAAGATAATTCTCTTGTTCATGTTGCAAAGTCTAACTTAAGTGGAAAGGTTTTACCAACCATCATTGGGGATAATGTTTCTGTTG GTCATAGTGCTGTTTTACATGGATGCACTGTTGAGGACGATGCATTTGTTGGTACGGGTGCAACCCTGCTAGATGGGGTATGTGTTGAGAAACATGCCATGGTTGCTGCTGGAGCTCTTGTGAGGCAGAATACTAGGATTCCCTCTGGAGAG GTGTGGGGAGGCAATCCTGCTAAGTTCATGAGGAAGCTCACAGAAGAAGAGATGGCCTTCATCTCCCAATCAGCATTAAATTATGCCAATTTGGCACAAGTTCACGCAGCAGAAAATGCCAAGGgctttgatgaaattgagtttgagaAAATGCTCCGCAAGAAATTCGCTCGCCGTGACGAAGAATACGATTCAATGCTTGGAGTTGTTCGGGAAACACCTCCAGAGCTTATTCTTTCCAGTAATATAATGCCAGACAAAATGCCAAAAGCTGCTTGA